In a single window of the Dryobates pubescens isolate bDryPub1 chromosome Z, bDryPub1.pri, whole genome shotgun sequence genome:
- the GPX8 gene encoding probable glutathione peroxidase 8 isoform X1: MEPLTTTYPLKNSMRKARVFVVFLSMVLCTAILCLLQLRFFKPKMKDFYSFEVKDSRGRIVSLEKYRGKATLVVNVASYCQHTDKNYISLQELHREFGPSHFTVLAFPCNQFGESEPSSSQEIESFVKGNYGVTFPVFHKIKILGSEAEPAFKFLIDSSKKEPRWNFWKYLVNPDGKVVKFWRPEESIESIKPEVASLIRQIIVKKREDL, from the exons ATGGAGCCTCTCACAACTACTTACCCTCTGAAAAACTCGATGCGCAAGGCGAGagtctttgttgtttttctgtcGATGGTTTTGTGTACTGCtattctgtgcctgctgcagctcagatttTTTAAACCTAAAATGAAAGATTTTTATTCCTTTGAAGTCAAGGATTCACGAGGAAGGATTGTTTCCTTGGAGAAGTACAGGGGAAAA GCAACTTTGGTTGTAAACGTGGCCAGTTACTGCCAACACACAGACAAAAATTACATCTCACTGCAAGAACTACACAGAGAGTTTGGTCCCTCCCACTTCACTGTGCTGGCTTTTCCCTGCAACCAGTTTGGAGAATCAGAGCCTAGTTCAAGCCAGGAAATAGAATCTTTTGTCAAAGGAAATTATGGAGTAACCTTCCCTGTTTTCCACAAAATCAAGATCCTAGGATCAGAAGCAGAGCCTGCCTTTAAATTTCTAATAG attcttcaaagaaagaacCTCGATGGAATTTCTGGAAGTACCTTGTCAACCCTGATGGTAAAGTTGTGAAATTTTGGAGGCCTGAAGAATCCATAGAAAGTATTAAGCCAGAAGTAGCATCATTAATCAGGCAGATTAtcgtgaaaaaaagagaagacctctga
- the GPX8 gene encoding probable glutathione peroxidase 8 isoform X3, whose product MEPLTTTYPLKNSMRKARVFVVFLSMVLCTAILCLLQLRFFKPKMKDFYSFEVKDSRGRIVSLEKYRGKILQRKNLDGISGSTLSTLMVKL is encoded by the exons ATGGAGCCTCTCACAACTACTTACCCTCTGAAAAACTCGATGCGCAAGGCGAGagtctttgttgtttttctgtcGATGGTTTTGTGTACTGCtattctgtgcctgctgcagctcagatttTTTAAACCTAAAATGAAAGATTTTTATTCCTTTGAAGTCAAGGATTCACGAGGAAGGATTGTTTCCTTGGAGAAGTACAGGGGAAAA attcttcaaagaaagaacCTCGATGGAATTTCTGGAAGTACCTTGTCAACCCTGATGGTAAAGTTGTGA
- the GPX8 gene encoding probable glutathione peroxidase 8 isoform X2 yields MEPLTTTYPLKNSMRKARVFVVFLSMVLCTAILCLLQLRFFKPKMKDFYSFEVKDSRGRIVSLEKYRGKATLVVNVASYCQHTDKNYISLQELHREFGPSHFTVLAFPCNQFGESEPSSSQEIESFVKGNYGVTFPVFHKIKILGSEAEPAFKFLIGMSPKASGKASLLSQMPDVQ; encoded by the exons ATGGAGCCTCTCACAACTACTTACCCTCTGAAAAACTCGATGCGCAAGGCGAGagtctttgttgtttttctgtcGATGGTTTTGTGTACTGCtattctgtgcctgctgcagctcagatttTTTAAACCTAAAATGAAAGATTTTTATTCCTTTGAAGTCAAGGATTCACGAGGAAGGATTGTTTCCTTGGAGAAGTACAGGGGAAAA GCAACTTTGGTTGTAAACGTGGCCAGTTACTGCCAACACACAGACAAAAATTACATCTCACTGCAAGAACTACACAGAGAGTTTGGTCCCTCCCACTTCACTGTGCTGGCTTTTCCCTGCAACCAGTTTGGAGAATCAGAGCCTAGTTCAAGCCAGGAAATAGAATCTTTTGTCAAAGGAAATTATGGAGTAACCTTCCCTGTTTTCCACAAAATCAAGATCCTAGGATCAGAAGCAGAGCCTGCCTTTAAATTTCTAATAG GTATGTCACCAAAGGCCTCAGGTaaagcctcattgctctctcagATGCCTGATGTTCAGTGA